From Punica granatum isolate Tunisia-2019 chromosome 1, ASM765513v2, whole genome shotgun sequence:
TATGCTCTGATGCCCCGTCTTTTCGATTACATACAGCTCTTGAATTATGACAATTACATCTTACAGCCTAGAAGCCCAATTGCGCACCTGCTTCATCCATGGACACGAGCAGAATGATGAACTCTTTTGCTTAGGAAGAACTCTTACATGATAAAAGAACATGATCATAGAAAAGCAATCTTGAGTGGCCCGAACTGGCTAGAAATTCTGCAGGAacgaatgaatgaatatataaataagtagAAATAGTACACGTGCTCATGCAAGATATTAATGGCTGAATTAAGCTGGTCTACATAGAAAAAGATTATTAGGAGGGCATTTAAAGTGATGTGGGGATGGATAGATGGATGGAACTCATCTTCATAATAATCATATCATTAAAGCCTTAGCCCTTAGGTAAGGAAGTGAAGTCATAAAGAAACAGATGCAATGCCACATGAAACTGTCCCTTCCTTCTTTCTGTTAGGtctttcctctctcttcttccttatctttttttttttggtgggggtgggggtgggggtAAGAGAGACAGGGAGAGGGCTGTGACCTTCTTTGTTGCCTCATTCATTTGGTGAGATGGGATTTATTTTAGGGCTCACCATGATTTATGGTGAGGGAGCAGGGCAGGGCAGGACAGGACCACCTCCTATGGTCTTCACTCCAACCTGTTCTTCATTTTCGCATATATTTATGTGACCCATCCgaaaaagagcaaaaaaaaaaaaaaagtgcatgGTAGATCCAGCGATGACCGACAACGTTTACACTATATGTCGGTGGCCTGACCTGCAGTTAGAATCGAGAGTTATAAAACCCGATGCCACGTTCCTTGATAGTTGATTTCCATCGCTATACATTTTGGCAGGAGACGGTTCTTATCATCATAATTGGTCTAAGTTCCACGGGCTGCCGGGTACGCATGTGACGGGCTGTTGCTATAGCAGTTCCTTAGATATCGATCCACCGGTTTTAATGGACGACGGCAGGGCCCAGTGGATTGCATTATGGATTGAGTGTCAGTTTGATTCTGCAGTTAGAAGATCATAAATTGTCTGAGAAACACAAAAGCATTTTGACTCTGACATTGGGAGGCATACTCTGTAATAGATGGGCTAATGTTATCTGAGACAGTTTTCCAcatttattttccattttcccaGGTTTAGGTTTCTTGAACCATTCGACTTCATTATGTTCTGCTGTTTGTTGAAAAAGGAAGCACTCTATGGTTCCGGAGCAGGACCCTTCAAGCGTCCAGGAACCGTTGGACGCGAGGACCCTTGTAGTAGGGGCTGCCCCTTCTTAAATGGTTTCCGGGACCCCAGATGGTCCGGGTTGGGGGACCGTAAAATTTTCCTAGTCGAAAATTCCACTGACGTGAATTGAAGGCCATGAGGCTTTGATGGGTGAAATGGCTGTTAGTTTCAGAATGTTCTAATATCAGAGCCCACAGCATCACTACACAAGTATAAAGCACAGATTTTGCTTTTTAGTCTACATCTACTTTTCTTTGTTCGGTTATGCGCGAAGTTACAGTTTTCTAATAAATAGCACATACCGTCGTCACAGAATTAAGACAACTAAATACATAATAAATCTTCACTCAACAATCGGGATTCAGTCTCCGCTGTCCAATTATACATGACAATCTGCTAGATTTCCATGTAATTTTCTTCAACTAAAACTTTGAAGAAACACACAATTAGGAGCTGATAAAATCTGTACAGcccttccttttcttccttctttttgtCCCTTTTAATAACTCCCTCATCCTCCGAACCAAATCTGCAGTCAGCTTGAAATATCAGAAACTGTTAACAGGAAAGAATTAGACCACCCTATTGCCTTGTCGTCCGGAATTCACTGCTCTGGCTTTAATCTCCCTGTCAAGAAATACCGAGTCTCATGTCACTACACGAACCTGATGAATTGAATGccaaatattgaaattgaatgGAGTTTAGAGGATTACCATTTTGTTTCAATAGGTCATGAGCCGAATTGGAGTCAAAGCCCATCTGAAAGAGAGTTTGGAGTTCATTATCTAAGGGTCCCTGTGAAacgagaagaagagagagacatGAGCACAGGCTGCATAAATTAGGCTTCATTATTATCTTTTAGTTTGGATAAGTTGGACTCATGAAATGGTAATACAACAGAAACTATTCTCTTTGGTACTGTGGCTGGAGTAATTATAGGGATCCTTTATTGACGAACCTGAGGCAAGGGAGGGTACTGGCTCGTGCTGGGCAAAGCGCCTTGAAGGATTCCCGGGGCATTACTGTAAGGGAGTGGCAGGCCGGTCCCAGGACCCAGTCCACGAGCTAGTGCGTCTCTTCCACGTGCTTGGAGAATCTGAGCACCCGAAAATGACAATCACATTTTATGAGAAATCAGTGACGTTAAGTGTTGAACAGGGTTGATTTGCAAGTGTGTTAGTCTTTCACTTACTTCTTTGGACAGAACCCTTTCCAAGTCGATGCTCAGATCTGGAAGTAGAGTGGCAAGTTTCATGGACAGGAACTGCAAAAGAGAATAGATTACTATGCTGTCAGCAGCTTATTTCAGGTTTGTTACAAAGGAACGAAAACTGAATTCActgaaattgcataaaaagaaatgGCCGTATCGGCCTATCGGGTATGGCCAAATCCTATTTGGCGATGGCTATCAATATCGTTATCTCAACTGGTTAAATATGTATCATTCCAGGGACATTGCTCTTTCACCAAGATAAACGTAAAACCCAATACGATCCTAAATCACACACTTGCCACAGATTTTACAATAAGACACGATAACAAGAAGCTGCTAGAATATTCTGAGCTTCTGGGACCATACCTCAACTTGTTGTTGCAATGACTGCACATAATTAATGATTTCATCAAGCATCACCGCCTTCCCAGTAATCTAATTCAAAGACATGACAAAGTTAATAACAGCCCATATTCAGCAATAAAACAATTACAAGCTACTATAAAGCAGGAGCTGCTCTAGTCTAGTCACCTTATTACATCCTGGGACGAGTTCCTGGAGCATTCTCATCCTCTCACTAATCTTCTCTCTTCTCACCTGACAGCAGCAACAATTTGGAGGTAAAGACTAAAATCCCAAGTCTTCAAAGAATTGCATGGATTCAGTAGATCAAGAATTTGTATATTACCCTTTCTGCGAGGCTGTGACTGTTTGTAGCTTGGCCTCTCCGGGCACGCACGTGAATGTAATTTTCCTTGGGTGGTTCTTGGCTATTAGAGTCATCTTTAGTTTGCTTGCCTCGAGAATTTGCGCTCTCAGTCTGCTCTATCTTCTGTTTCTTTTCATTCTGATCTTTTTGAACATCAGAAGTATCTCCTGAATGATCCTGCCGCGGCTCCCC
This genomic window contains:
- the LOC116192648 gene encoding transcription factor bHLH74 — protein: MEACDGGDMGFQQVGNAVTNRESNPISQEASMMAMSSMAMIPKPANVHHDPFFGFGWDPLSSMTQNHQNFGCPPVVPHRDFASFPFPPLPLWENQGIPPHLAHYPPPDSSFIDMVPRAPCFVSRGLSDMVGPVGLPQSGPVANPGPNYASNVGDSAIEGTRNTEGEAMGSPSTERRRKRTPDSSSPYDPNKNTEGEPRQDHSGDTSDVQKDQNEKKQKIEQTESANSRGKQTKDDSNSQEPPKENYIHVRARRGQATNSHSLAERVRREKISERMRMLQELVPGCNKITGKAVMLDEIINYVQSLQQQVEFLSMKLATLLPDLSIDLERVLSKEILQARGRDALARGLGPGTGLPLPYSNAPGILQGALPSTSQYPPLPQGPLDNELQTLFQMGFDSNSAHDLLKQNGRLKPEQ